In Clostridium sp., one DNA window encodes the following:
- a CDS encoding AAA domain-containing protein has translation MDYREKIEKIFLYLLSLKNINEKTIKSVYDYDKLYWEEEFLNLQGCIINKNPTNDLWIEVNKNCGKLYDDFFKLYQQNEKRGEDFEIICGHGLLSWGLNSGKIIHPVLETRMKIEFNALKRAFSLVPSGKTKFQSTIFEDLDQTDLENIFKLEDKINNMNVDPRIKEEINEAFSDIISGVGNAGKIQDGYFSKDKIKFCEFPVLYNTFVVFVRTNNMKLWQSEINDILKKVRNGCFIPETVKALVGENVADEKNKVEDIDDWEKISKKVLFPLPANSEQKEIIKRISQNYGVVMQGPPGTGKSHTIVNLICHLLAYGKRILVTSQTDRALRVLTQKMPPEIKPLCISLLGNDSESFKELNETVRKITNNLSLDPKNVYKDIEILNHQLNSCADNQKSLYMKLKQVQDIEGQTINYSGQKYSLLDMAKWVKKNSDKYSWIQDTINIKNDMPISIEEFDTLKDLLDEVSKEEKHKFDSIKSIIEKLPGEQEIHSSIEKYRKLKSRYEKDMKNIKNWHIPNNDRCNYEELLKSIADCRDNIIQLKGTMWENIFKNYNKNEVIKQTFKDLYYKSYNSMMMISKISNELRSHEIRLPEGNMDKFAQHFNIIYKALEDKKKIGRLFRIMHSECNYIILKCSVDGRPISNMDQAIVVKLFLQKKSILRELITMWNNTIEDYRTKDTDTGGINIFEIEENLKKLKLIVNWESDYKSNILDKLGKIALPKPIDWYNIETYCCLTDCVESLKNINEYNKVKAYLNNLRKFMTVVKGDVGRQYELENISVESVNDIINELKNIKTIQNKILKINHVLDKLERVCPNTAKNILENWDKSKYMYPDFSRAWRWSQWNSLLQKLNRLNPEKIEEDLEREKIKEKLIIKDLVAKSTWYNQILHTTDLQKRSLFSWMQAIKRIGKGRGKMVARYRKIAQNEMEKCKEAIPVWIMPLNRVVENIKLSENLFDVIIFDESSQSDIFSLCALMRAKRAVIVGDDKQISPEIIGVDQNIVSKLINKYLKDIPDSQWFDLQTSLYDTALRIFPNRLMLREHFRCVPEIIGFSNDLVYSGDIKPLRYPTLKETFYPPVKAVKVNGRRDVSKPINNIEAEAVANKVVDCCRDKKYEGMSMGVISLLGEAQGTLIENILRKKLGVEEMIKRRIVCGDAYSFQGDERDIMFLSMVISKDVKFAPLSRDADIRRFNVASSRARNQMWLFHSVDLEDLSKECVRYSLLNYSMNYSKLSIGKKDIGQVFQSNFQQDVYNLIKDRGYKIIPQVKIGRYNIDFMIESERSKIAIICEGDDLKEKYSFKENVERQLDLERVGWTFLKIRGSEFYLHPEFVMNRLFNKLKNLGIKANAIENENNEDNELNNLKVV, from the coding sequence ATGGATTATAGAGAGAAGATAGAAAAAATTTTTTTGTATTTATTAAGCTTGAAAAATATAAATGAAAAAACTATAAAGAGTGTGTATGATTATGATAAATTATATTGGGAAGAGGAATTCTTGAATTTACAAGGATGTATTATAAATAAAAATCCCACTAATGATTTATGGATAGAAGTAAATAAAAATTGTGGTAAATTATATGATGATTTTTTCAAACTATATCAGCAAAATGAAAAACGTGGAGAAGATTTTGAAATAATATGTGGACATGGCCTTCTGTCATGGGGATTAAATAGCGGGAAAATTATTCATCCAGTACTTGAAACAAGAATGAAAATAGAATTTAATGCCTTGAAAAGAGCCTTTAGTTTGGTCCCTTCAGGCAAGACCAAATTTCAGTCAACTATATTTGAGGATTTGGATCAGACCGATTTGGAAAATATATTCAAGTTGGAAGATAAGATCAATAATATGAATGTAGATCCTAGAATCAAAGAGGAAATAAATGAAGCCTTTTCCGATATAATTTCTGGAGTTGGCAATGCGGGCAAAATTCAAGATGGGTATTTTTCCAAAGATAAAATTAAATTCTGTGAATTCCCCGTATTATATAATACTTTTGTTGTATTTGTACGAACAAACAATATGAAATTATGGCAGTCGGAGATTAATGATATACTTAAAAAGGTAAGAAATGGATGCTTCATACCTGAGACGGTCAAGGCCCTGGTTGGAGAAAATGTTGCAGATGAAAAAAATAAAGTTGAGGATATAGACGACTGGGAAAAAATATCTAAAAAGGTGTTATTTCCATTACCGGCAAATTCGGAACAAAAAGAGATAATAAAGAGAATATCTCAGAATTATGGAGTAGTAATGCAGGGGCCTCCAGGAACGGGAAAGAGCCACACTATAGTTAATTTAATATGTCATTTGCTTGCATATGGTAAAAGGATACTGGTTACAAGCCAGACCGACAGGGCATTGAGGGTACTCACCCAGAAGATGCCACCGGAGATAAAACCTCTTTGCATAAGCCTGCTTGGGAATGATTCCGAATCTTTTAAGGAATTAAATGAAACCGTGCGAAAAATAACAAACAATTTGTCTTTAGATCCTAAGAATGTGTACAAGGATATAGAGATACTGAACCATCAATTAAATTCTTGTGCAGATAATCAAAAATCACTTTATATGAAGTTAAAACAGGTTCAGGACATAGAAGGTCAAACAATAAATTATTCAGGACAAAAATATAGTTTGCTGGATATGGCAAAATGGGTAAAGAAGAATTCAGATAAATATTCATGGATACAGGATACGATAAATATAAAAAATGATATGCCGATTTCGATTGAAGAGTTTGATACGTTAAAAGATCTGTTGGATGAAGTTAGTAAGGAAGAAAAACATAAATTTGACAGTATAAAAAGTATAATAGAAAAATTGCCAGGGGAACAGGAAATCCATTCTAGTATAGAAAAATATAGAAAATTAAAATCACGTTACGAGAAGGATATGAAGAACATAAAGAACTGGCATATACCTAACAATGACAGATGTAATTATGAAGAACTTTTAAAGTCCATTGCAGATTGCAGAGACAATATAATTCAGCTTAAGGGAACAATGTGGGAAAATATATTCAAAAATTATAATAAGAATGAAGTCATAAAGCAGACATTTAAGGATTTGTATTATAAATCCTATAATTCCATGATGATGATTTCAAAAATATCCAATGAACTTAGAAGTCATGAAATCCGACTGCCAGAAGGAAATATGGACAAGTTTGCGCAGCATTTTAATATAATATACAAAGCTTTAGAAGACAAGAAAAAGATAGGAAGGTTATTTAGAATAATGCATTCTGAATGCAATTATATAATTCTTAAATGCAGTGTAGATGGAAGACCAATCTCTAATATGGATCAAGCTATTGTTGTAAAGCTGTTTCTTCAGAAAAAATCTATTTTGAGAGAATTAATAACCATGTGGAATAATACGATTGAAGACTATAGAACGAAAGATACTGATACTGGTGGAATTAATATATTTGAAATAGAGGAGAACTTAAAAAAGTTGAAACTCATTGTAAACTGGGAATCAGACTATAAGTCAAATATTTTGGATAAGCTAGGCAAAATAGCACTTCCAAAACCTATAGACTGGTACAATATAGAAACCTATTGCTGCTTAACTGATTGTGTTGAAAGCTTAAAGAATATAAATGAATATAATAAGGTAAAAGCATATTTGAATAATCTAAGAAAATTTATGACAGTTGTAAAGGGGGATGTAGGAAGACAATATGAATTGGAAAACATATCCGTAGAAAGTGTGAATGACATTATAAACGAATTGAAAAATATAAAGACAATTCAAAATAAAATATTAAAAATAAACCACGTACTGGATAAGCTGGAAAGGGTGTGCCCTAATACAGCAAAAAATATATTAGAAAACTGGGATAAATCAAAATATATGTATCCTGATTTCAGTAGAGCGTGGAGATGGTCTCAATGGAACAGTCTGCTGCAAAAACTCAATAGATTGAATCCTGAAAAAATTGAAGAAGATCTGGAACGGGAAAAAATAAAAGAAAAGCTTATAATAAAAGATCTGGTGGCTAAAAGTACATGGTATAATCAGATACTTCATACAACGGATCTGCAGAAAAGAAGCCTGTTTTCATGGATGCAGGCCATAAAGAGAATTGGCAAGGGAAGGGGGAAGATGGTTGCCAGGTACAGGAAAATTGCACAAAATGAAATGGAAAAGTGCAAAGAAGCTATTCCGGTGTGGATTATGCCTTTAAATAGAGTCGTTGAAAACATAAAGTTATCTGAAAATCTGTTTGACGTTATTATATTTGATGAAAGCAGTCAGAGTGACATATTTTCACTGTGTGCTCTTATGAGGGCAAAGAGAGCTGTCATAGTTGGTGATGATAAACAAATAAGTCCAGAAATAATAGGAGTGGATCAAAATATTGTTTCAAAGTTAATAAATAAGTATCTAAAGGATATACCTGACAGCCAGTGGTTTGATCTTCAAACAAGCTTGTATGATACTGCACTTAGAATATTTCCAAATAGATTGATGCTTAGGGAACATTTCAGGTGTGTACCTGAAATAATAGGATTCAGTAATGATCTGGTATATTCAGGAGATATAAAACCTCTTAGATATCCTACATTGAAAGAGACGTTTTATCCACCTGTAAAAGCTGTTAAGGTAAATGGCAGAAGAGATGTATCGAAACCCATAAATAATATAGAAGCGGAGGCGGTGGCAAATAAAGTTGTAGATTGCTGCAGGGATAAAAAATATGAAGGAATGAGCATGGGTGTAATATCGCTTTTAGGAGAAGCACAGGGGACTTTAATAGAAAATATTCTCAGAAAAAAATTAGGAGTCGAGGAGATGATAAAGAGAAGAATTGTATGTGGAGATGCCTATTCATTTCAGGGAGATGAAAGAGATATAATGTTCTTATCAATGGTAATTTCAAAGGATGTAAAATTTGCTCCCCTTTCTAGAGATGCAGATATAAGAAGATTCAATGTAGCATCCAGCAGGGCAAGAAATCAAATGTGGCTTTTCCACTCTGTAGATTTGGAGGATTTGAGCAAAGAGTGTGTGAGATACTCTTTACTAAATTATAGTATGAACTATAGCAAATTGAGCATAGGTAAAAAAGACATTGGACAGGTATTTCAGTCCAACTTTCAACAAGATGTATATAATCTCATCAAAGATAGAGGATATAAGATAATCCCACAAGTAAAAATTGGAAGATACAATATAGATTTCATGATAGAGAGTGAAAGAAGTAAAATTGCTATTATATGCGAAGGGGATGATTTAAAAGAAAAGTACAGTTTCAAGGAAAATGTTGAAAGGCAGCTGGATCTTGAAAGGGTCGGGTGGACTTTTTTGAAAATAAGAGGCAGTGAATTTTATCTACACCCGGAGTTCGTAATGAATAGGCTATTTAACAAGTTGAAAAATCTTGGCATAAAAGCAAATGCCATTGAAAATGAAAACAATGAGGATAACGAATTGAATAATCTTAAAGTTGTATGA
- a CDS encoding DedA family protein, whose amino-acid sequence MVETLIDLVVIALDKTGYIGIFIAMALESACIPIPSEAILPFGGYLSFSERLSLPAVIVFGTLGGTFGSCIAYYIGKAGGRPLVEKYADKLRLSKAHIKKSDHYFNKYGDSIVFFSRLLPIVRTFISLPAGISKMNFKKFTLYTLMGSTIWSIILAFAGYKMGENWSLIREWFHIADIALIIIIILLVGYKLLMKFGIKRT is encoded by the coding sequence ATGGTAGAAACATTGATAGATTTGGTTGTTATTGCATTGGATAAAACAGGATACATAGGAATTTTTATTGCCATGGCATTGGAAAGTGCATGTATACCTATACCTAGTGAAGCTATATTACCTTTTGGAGGATATCTGAGTTTTTCTGAACGTCTGAGTTTGCCTGCAGTTATAGTATTCGGGACATTGGGGGGAACCTTTGGATCGTGTATAGCCTATTATATAGGTAAAGCTGGAGGAAGACCTCTGGTGGAAAAGTATGCCGATAAACTCAGACTTTCTAAAGCACATATAAAAAAGAGTGATCATTATTTTAATAAATATGGAGATAGTATAGTATTTTTTTCAAGATTATTGCCTATAGTAAGAACTTTTATTTCGCTTCCGGCAGGAATTAGCAAAATGAACTTTAAAAAATTTACACTATATACACTTATGGGGTCGACTATATGGAGTATTATTCTGGCATTTGCAGGATATAAAATGGGTGAAAATTGGTCGCTGATACGTGAATGGTTTCATATTGCAGATATAGCATTGATTATTATAATAATTTTGCTGGTAGGGTATAAGCTGCTTATGAAGTTTGGGATAAAAAGAACATAA
- a CDS encoding LacI family DNA-binding transcriptional regulator, with protein sequence MAASIKDVAREAGVSIATVSRVLNDVDVVNEDTKKKVLEAIAKLGYRPNIIARSLKTQRTKTIGIIIPDISNQFYPEIVRGAEDVANIYDYNIMLCNTDLDFEKEIEYLRVMKEKMVDGILYMSASLEPAILELIKQLQLPMVLIETANDEEDIPSVTIDNQKAAYDGVSYLIKKGNKKVAYIGAHKDEANANAIRYVGYKQALEDNNLEVNDNITCFGSLKAKDGYDGINKILDNESIDSVFCCSDEVAMGAINALRDRNIKVPDDVDVMGFGNIYSSEIFYPKITTVAQPMYDMGSVGMRMLIKIINKKDVSVRKYVLGYSIIERDSCKK encoded by the coding sequence ATGGCAGCATCAATTAAAGATGTAGCTAGAGAAGCAGGGGTTTCTATAGCTACAGTTTCCAGAGTGTTAAATGATGTAGACGTTGTAAATGAAGATACTAAAAAAAAGGTACTCGAAGCTATAGCTAAATTGGGATATAGACCTAATATAATAGCAAGAAGTTTGAAAACTCAGAGGACGAAGACAATAGGTATTATAATACCAGACATATCAAACCAGTTCTATCCTGAAATTGTAAGAGGAGCAGAAGATGTAGCTAATATATATGATTATAACATAATGCTGTGTAATACCGATCTTGACTTTGAAAAGGAAATAGAATACTTGAGAGTCATGAAAGAAAAGATGGTAGATGGTATTTTATATATGAGTGCTTCTTTGGAACCGGCTATTTTGGAACTTATAAAGCAGCTCCAGCTTCCAATGGTATTGATAGAAACTGCAAATGATGAAGAGGATATACCAAGTGTTACTATTGACAATCAGAAGGCAGCTTATGATGGAGTGAGTTATTTGATCAAAAAAGGAAACAAAAAGGTGGCATATATAGGTGCCCATAAGGATGAAGCAAATGCAAATGCTATAAGATATGTTGGATATAAGCAGGCGCTTGAAGACAACAATCTAGAAGTCAATGATAATATTACCTGCTTTGGTTCATTAAAAGCCAAGGATGGATATGACGGTATAAATAAGATATTGGACAATGAAAGTATAGATTCTGTTTTCTGCTGCAGCGATGAGGTTGCCATGGGAGCCATAAATGCACTTAGGGATAGAAATATAAAGGTTCCAGATGATGTAGACGTAATGGGATTTGGAAATATATATTCTTCCGAAATATTCTATCCCAAGATAACTACGGTAGCACAACCTATGTATGATATGGGATCGGTAGGTATGAGAATGCTTATAAAGATAATAAATAAGAAAGATGTCAGCGTCAGAAAATATGTATTAGGATATTCTATAATAGAAAGGGATTCCTGTAAGAAATAA
- the ileS gene encoding isoleucine--tRNA ligase, protein MYKKIDNSKNFIDREKDVVDFWKKNKIVEKNFELNRDGEYFTFYDGPPTANGDPHIGHVLTRVMKDFIIRYKIMKGYNVLRKAGWDTHGLPVELEVEKKLGISGKPQIEEYGVEKFIKKCKDSVFTYISEWKEMSDRIGFWVDMDNPYVTYHNDYIESEWWALKKIWDKGLLYKGYKVVPYCPRCGTALSSHEVSQGYKDVKETSVYVKFKLKNFDKYMLAWTTTPWTLPNNMALAVNKSYDYAEVVNKGEHLILAEALLGKLEDEYEIVKKFKGEELLDLEYEPMFRFAKFEGKAHYVVHGDYVTLTDGTGIVHTAPAFGEDDSNVCKKYNIPVVNSVDTQGKYKDEVTPWKGLFVKDADPKIIEYLKENNILYKSEKFTHSYPFCWRCDTPLLYYPRRTWFIKMSSMRDELVKNTNNTNWYPDNIRTGRFGKFVEGVIDWNLSRERYWGTPLPIWECECGHKECIGSIEELKEKGINVPENIELHKPYIDEVKLKCPHCGKEMKRVSEVIDCWFDSGSMPFAQHHYPFENKELFEKNFPAQYITEAVDQTRGWFYTLMAISTVLFDRSPFQNCMVLGHVLDKHGLKMSKHKGNVLSPTVVLNNEGADATRWYFYTSSAPWLPSRFYEEAVQDSQRKFLGTLWNVYSFYVLYAELDEFNPLDYKGFVSENIMDKWIISRLNSLIKQTEHHLDHYEVTQAAVNIGEFVDSLSNWYVRINRSRFWSSELTEDKIGAYVTLYNVLTVITKIIAPFVPFVAEEIYQNLSASLDKNSAESVHLCKWPQYDENIIDHKLEKDMAEAYNIVKLGRSARNTANIKNRQPLLEMLVSLETLPEYYGNIIKEELNIKNIRFGADLSKYVNFDIKPNLPVFGKKYGKLIPGIRKRISSMDQMELAQNIKSGNSVDIEIQGQKINLNSENVLVTMQGLEGFAFAGEGTVGIVLETTITEELKEEGNLREMLSKIQNLRKESGFEVADNIKLYVSGNNYLEDIVRKFEDQIKKETLSLKVVYDEEREYNNYKINGEDFKIAVEVVHN, encoded by the coding sequence ATGTATAAAAAGATTGATAATTCCAAGAATTTTATTGACAGGGAAAAAGACGTTGTGGATTTTTGGAAAAAAAATAAAATTGTTGAAAAGAACTTTGAACTGAACAGGGACGGAGAGTATTTTACTTTTTATGATGGTCCCCCGACTGCAAATGGTGATCCACATATAGGACACGTTTTAACAAGAGTCATGAAGGACTTTATAATAAGATACAAGATTATGAAGGGCTACAATGTGCTGAGAAAGGCCGGATGGGATACTCATGGACTCCCGGTTGAACTTGAAGTGGAAAAGAAACTCGGCATATCCGGGAAACCCCAAATTGAAGAGTATGGTGTTGAAAAATTCATAAAAAAATGCAAGGACAGTGTATTTACTTATATAAGTGAATGGAAGGAAATGTCTGACAGAATAGGTTTTTGGGTAGACATGGATAATCCTTACGTAACTTACCATAATGATTATATAGAATCAGAGTGGTGGGCATTAAAAAAAATTTGGGATAAAGGTTTATTGTATAAAGGATATAAGGTAGTTCCATACTGTCCCAGATGTGGAACGGCGCTTTCATCCCACGAGGTTTCTCAGGGTTATAAGGATGTAAAGGAAACATCGGTATATGTTAAATTTAAACTCAAAAATTTTGATAAATATATGCTTGCATGGACTACTACACCATGGACACTTCCTAACAATATGGCCCTTGCAGTAAACAAGAGCTATGATTATGCAGAAGTGGTAAACAAAGGTGAACACCTGATACTTGCAGAAGCTCTTCTTGGCAAACTCGAGGATGAGTATGAAATAGTAAAAAAATTCAAGGGTGAAGAACTTTTGGACCTGGAGTATGAACCTATGTTCAGATTCGCCAAATTTGAGGGCAAAGCTCATTATGTAGTACACGGAGATTATGTAACACTTACAGATGGAACAGGTATAGTGCATACAGCTCCAGCCTTTGGTGAAGACGACAGCAATGTATGTAAAAAATATAATATACCTGTTGTGAACTCTGTAGATACACAGGGAAAGTACAAGGATGAAGTTACTCCATGGAAGGGCTTATTTGTCAAAGATGCAGACCCTAAAATAATAGAATATCTAAAAGAAAATAACATTCTTTATAAATCTGAAAAATTTACTCATTCATATCCGTTTTGCTGGAGATGTGATACTCCGCTTTTATATTATCCAAGAAGGACCTGGTTTATAAAGATGTCTTCCATGCGGGATGAACTAGTGAAAAATACAAACAACACCAATTGGTATCCAGACAATATAAGAACTGGAAGATTCGGTAAGTTTGTTGAAGGTGTTATAGATTGGAACTTGAGCAGGGAGAGATATTGGGGAACACCACTTCCAATATGGGAATGTGAATGTGGACACAAAGAATGTATTGGAAGTATAGAAGAACTCAAGGAAAAAGGGATTAATGTTCCAGAAAATATAGAACTGCACAAACCATATATAGATGAGGTGAAATTGAAATGTCCTCACTGCGGCAAAGAGATGAAAAGAGTAAGTGAAGTTATAGATTGTTGGTTTGATTCCGGTTCCATGCCCTTTGCACAACATCACTATCCTTTTGAAAACAAGGAACTATTTGAGAAGAATTTCCCGGCACAGTATATAACTGAGGCGGTAGATCAGACAAGAGGATGGTTCTATACTCTTATGGCAATATCTACAGTTCTGTTTGACAGGAGTCCATTCCAGAATTGTATGGTATTAGGTCATGTGCTTGATAAGCATGGACTTAAAATGTCAAAACACAAAGGCAATGTATTAAGCCCAACTGTAGTTCTGAATAATGAGGGTGCGGATGCCACAAGATGGTATTTTTATACTTCCAGTGCTCCATGGCTTCCTTCGAGATTTTATGAAGAAGCAGTACAGGACAGTCAGAGAAAATTTCTAGGGACACTTTGGAATGTGTATTCATTTTATGTACTGTATGCTGAACTGGATGAATTTAATCCGCTTGACTACAAGGGTTTTGTATCTGAAAATATAATGGATAAATGGATAATATCAAGGCTGAACTCTCTCATAAAGCAGACAGAGCATCATTTGGACCATTATGAAGTTACCCAGGCAGCAGTAAATATAGGAGAATTCGTAGACAGTCTTTCAAACTGGTATGTGAGAATAAATAGATCCAGATTCTGGAGCTCTGAACTGACAGAGGATAAAATAGGAGCATATGTTACTTTGTATAATGTGCTCACTGTGATTACCAAAATTATAGCGCCATTTGTTCCATTTGTAGCAGAAGAAATTTATCAAAATTTATCAGCAAGTTTGGATAAGAATTCTGCTGAGAGTGTGCATTTATGCAAATGGCCTCAGTATGATGAGAACATAATAGATCATAAACTGGAAAAAGATATGGCAGAAGCTTATAATATAGTTAAGCTTGGAAGAAGTGCTAGAAATACTGCAAATATAAAGAACAGACAGCCGCTTTTAGAAATGCTGGTAAGTTTGGAAACACTTCCGGAATACTATGGAAATATAATTAAGGAAGAACTCAATATCAAAAATATAAGATTTGGTGCAGATCTATCCAAGTATGTTAATTTTGACATTAAGCCAAATCTGCCTGTGTTTGGGAAAAAGTACGGCAAACTTATTCCCGGTATAAGAAAAAGAATATCTTCTATGGATCAGATGGAACTTGCCCAAAACATAAAGAGTGGAAATTCGGTTGATATTGAGATTCAGGGACAAAAAATAAACTTGAATTCCGAAAATGTACTTGTCACAATGCAGGGACTGGAAGGCTTTGCATTTGCAGGAGAAGGCACGGTAGGAATAGTTCTTGAAACTACAATAACAGAAGAACTTAAAGAGGAAGGAAATCTAAGGGAGATGTTGAGCAAAATTCAGAATCTGAGAAAGGAAAGTGGTTTTGAAGTAGCCGACAATATAAAATTGTATGTTTCCGGGAACAACTATCTTGAGGATATAGTTAGAAAGTTTGAGGATCAGATAAAGAAAGAAACATTGTCTTTGAAAGTGGTATATGATGAAGAGAGAGAATACAATAATTATAAAATAAATGGAGAAGACTTTAAAATTGCAGTGGAAGTAGTTCATAATTAG